The following are encoded together in the Pseudoalteromonas shioyasakiensis genome:
- a CDS encoding flagellar brake domain-containing protein: protein MPKTQKQRNLEKLTCIPAGSLVDVEITTPTDSKRVKTEFIGLMNDQYIIINYPSAKRLANGSDFIKDGVMVVIRAVLEAGGGQVIAFRQQISALASHPHRLIFLDFPQQVQLYSLRSEARIPTLFSANLVIAEQKLAGLIKDISLTGVQFDLNSKEDLSAFKGQSCQITLSKREFNGTVCSVRKRAGGFMFGVQLDTSEDEMKAFMKEHLIDLSVLDN from the coding sequence GTGCCAAAAACTCAAAAACAACGTAATCTAGAAAAGCTAACCTGTATCCCCGCAGGTAGCTTGGTGGATGTTGAAATCACTACACCAACCGACAGTAAACGCGTAAAAACAGAATTTATTGGTTTGATGAATGATCAGTACATCATTATCAATTATCCATCAGCAAAGCGCTTAGCAAATGGTAGTGATTTCATCAAAGATGGGGTGATGGTCGTTATACGCGCGGTACTTGAAGCGGGCGGTGGGCAAGTAATTGCTTTTCGTCAGCAAATAAGCGCCTTGGCATCGCATCCACATCGTTTAATTTTTCTCGACTTTCCGCAGCAAGTACAGCTTTATAGCTTGCGTAGTGAAGCGCGTATTCCTACGTTATTCTCGGCAAACTTAGTGATTGCAGAGCAAAAACTAGCTGGGCTTATCAAAGATATTTCACTCACAGGCGTGCAGTTTGATCTTAATAGCAAGGAGGACTTAAGCGCTTTTAAAGGGCAAAGCTGCCAAATCACACTCAGTAAACGAGAGTTTAATGGCACAGTATGTAGCGTGCGCAAAAGAGCGGGTGGTTTTATGTTCGGTGTACAGCTTGATACCAGTGAAGATGAAATGAAAGCGTTTATGAAAGAGCACTTAATTGACCTTTCTGTGCTGGATAACTAA
- a CDS encoding calmodulin — MKTLHKTLALVALATSSAAFAADFDTLDVNGDGAISKSEASVSETLMSQFKELDTDGNGELSKQEYSKA; from the coding sequence ATGAAAACGTTACACAAAACTTTAGCACTTGTAGCTCTTGCAACTTCATCAGCAGCGTTTGCCGCTGACTTTGACACATTGGATGTTAATGGCGATGGCGCTATCAGCAAAAGCGAAGCATCAGTAAGCGAAACGTTAATGAGCCAATTTAAAGAGCTTGATACAGACGGCAACGGTGAGCTGTCTAAACAAGAGTACTCAAAAGCTTAA
- a CDS encoding calmodulin has protein sequence MNTVNKTLALMALVSSSAAFAMSDFNTLDVDGNGVISQSEASVDAELMSKFSELDTDGNGELSKQEFSKA, from the coding sequence ATGAACACAGTAAATAAAACACTAGCACTTATGGCACTTGTATCTTCATCAGCAGCGTTTGCGATGAGTGATTTCAATACTCTAGATGTTGATGGCAATGGTGTTATCAGCCAAAGCGAAGCATCGGTAGATGCAGAGCTAATGAGCAAATTCAGTGAATTAGACACTGACGGTAACGGTGAGTTATCGAAACAAGAATTTTCAAAAGCTTAA
- a CDS encoding calmodulin: MKTVNKTLALIALASSSAAFAATDFDTLDVDGNGVVSKSEAAVDAKIMSQFKTLDVNGDGVLTEAEFSEAE, translated from the coding sequence ATGAAAACAGTAAACAAAACATTAGCTTTAATCGCACTTGCATCTTCTTCAGCAGCTTTTGCAGCAACTGATTTTGACACTCTAGACGTAGACGGTAACGGCGTGGTTAGCAAAAGTGAAGCTGCCGTTGACGCAAAAATTATGTCGCAGTTTAAAACATTAGACGTGAATGGCGACGGCGTTCTTACTGAAGCAGAATTCTCTGAAGCCGAATAA
- a CDS encoding EF-hand domain-containing protein — protein MKQLSTTIAILALATSSAAFAQGVSFSTFDTDGDGVISKEEASANMQLEKLFPELDSDGNGELSKEEFAQIQ, from the coding sequence ATGAAACAGTTAAGCACAACAATCGCAATTTTAGCACTAGCAACATCATCAGCAGCCTTTGCACAAGGCGTAAGCTTTTCAACATTCGATACCGACGGTGATGGTGTGATCAGCAAAGAAGAAGCGTCTGCAAATATGCAGCTTGAAAAGTTATTTCCAGAGCTAGATAGCGATGGTAATGGCGAACTTTCTAAAGAAGAGTTCGCTCAAATTCAATAG
- the trkA gene encoding Trk system potassium transporter TrkA: protein MKIIILGAGQVGGTLAENLVGEQNEITVVDIDGNRLRELQDKYDLQGVTGHSAHPDVLRRAGAEDADMIIAVTSSDEVNMVACQVAYSIFNTPTKIARIRSEQYLKYREKLFHNDDLPVDHYIAPEALVTKYIRRLIDYPGALQVLQFADGMLSLVAVKAYYGGLLVGYALSALKEHIPNVETRVAAIYRQGKAIKPLGTTVIEADDEVFFIAATKHIRAVMNELQKLERSYKKIMIAGGGNIGAGLARSLEKNHSVKLLERNKERAAQLSEMLDNTVVFCGDASDQELLSEEHIEQVDVFIAVTNDDEANIMSAMLAKRMGAQKTMVLIQRGAYVDLVQGGEIDIAISPQQATISALLTHVRRGDIVNVYSLRKGAAEAIEAVAHGDEHTSKVVGRAIADIKLPAGTTIGAIVRNDDVLIAHDDTVIQSGDHVIMFLIDKKHITVVEKLFQVSAIFL from the coding sequence ATGAAAATAATCATACTCGGTGCCGGACAAGTTGGTGGCACACTGGCAGAAAACCTCGTAGGTGAGCAAAATGAGATCACCGTTGTCGACATCGACGGTAACCGTTTGCGAGAGCTACAAGATAAGTACGACTTACAAGGTGTTACCGGTCACAGTGCGCATCCCGATGTATTGCGTCGCGCAGGCGCAGAAGACGCCGATATGATTATTGCTGTCACCAGTTCAGATGAAGTGAACATGGTTGCTTGCCAAGTTGCTTATAGTATTTTTAACACACCAACTAAAATAGCCCGTATTCGCTCAGAGCAATACTTAAAGTACCGTGAAAAGCTATTCCATAACGATGATTTACCTGTTGACCACTACATTGCTCCAGAAGCGCTGGTAACTAAGTATATTCGTCGCTTAATCGACTATCCGGGTGCTTTACAGGTATTACAATTTGCCGATGGCATGTTATCGCTGGTTGCGGTGAAAGCCTATTACGGTGGTTTGCTGGTGGGTTATGCACTTTCAGCCTTGAAAGAACACATTCCGAATGTCGAAACCCGTGTAGCGGCTATTTATCGTCAAGGTAAAGCGATTAAACCGCTTGGCACAACCGTTATCGAAGCAGACGATGAAGTGTTCTTTATCGCTGCAACAAAGCATATTCGAGCAGTCATGAATGAGCTTCAGAAGCTTGAACGTTCATACAAAAAAATCATGATTGCCGGTGGTGGTAATATCGGTGCGGGCCTTGCGCGTTCACTTGAGAAAAACCATAGCGTTAAGCTGCTTGAGCGCAATAAAGAGCGTGCAGCACAGCTCTCTGAAATGCTTGATAACACGGTTGTATTCTGTGGCGATGCCTCAGATCAAGAGCTGTTATCTGAAGAACACATTGAACAAGTGGATGTGTTCATCGCAGTGACTAACGACGATGAAGCAAACATTATGTCTGCGATGCTGGCAAAGCGTATGGGCGCACAAAAAACCATGGTGCTTATTCAGCGTGGCGCATATGTTGACCTAGTACAAGGCGGTGAAATTGATATTGCTATTTCACCTCAGCAAGCCACTATCTCGGCGCTGCTAACACACGTACGTCGTGGTGACATTGTTAATGTTTATTCGTTACGTAAGGGTGCAGCAGAAGCCATTGAGGCTGTCGCTCACGGTGATGAGCATACTTCTAAAGTTGTTGGCAGAGCTATTGCTGATATTAAGCTACCAGCTGGAACAACCATTGGTGCAATTGTGCGTAACGATGATGTACTGATTGCCCATGACGACACGGTTATTCAATCAGGTGACCACGTCATCATGTTCTTGATTGATAAAAAGCACATTACAGTTGTTGAAAAGCTGTTCCAAGTAAGTGCTATCTTCTTGTAA